From the uncultured Methanomethylovorans sp. genome, the window CCTATTGAATCTCCCAAGCAGTTCACACGTGCAAAAAAGATCTTTATGAATGGCGTCCCTGCTTTTGTTGGTCCATGCCCCAACGAGAGGCTTGGGATACTTGACTTGATGGTTTTTGGAACTTCTCATTCTAACCTTCGGCCTGATTACGGAGCAGGCCATCTTTTCAGGGAAATGGTACAACGCAAAGAAATCGAGGTTTCTGTGATCACAGATGAGAATGACACCTTTACGTCATGTATCACTCTGGATGAAATACCCTTTGCCCGTTTGTTCGGAACCAGGCACTGCTTCAAGAACTATTCTGCATTCGTTAATTGCTCTTCAAAAGCTGTGAGCACTATTTTCCACGCAACAGGTTTCAATCCGGATCTTTCAGGGGCTACAATATCAGGTTGTGGGGAAATCAATCCTGTTAAGAACGATCCGCTGCTGGAAACCATTGGCATTGGCACCCGTTTCCTCATGAATGACAGCGAGGGTTTTGTCATAGGAAGCGGTACACGTAGCAGCGCAGCAAAACCAAACCTTACAGGATTTGCAGATATGCATGATATGGATCCTCAGCTCATGGGAGGATTTACCACTAGTTCTGGTCCGGAATGCATTGTTTCCTGGGCAATTCCCATACCAATAACAAGTCAGGCTGTACTTGATACAATCAAAACAACAGATTCTGGGATACCACTTCCTATAATGGATGTTGATTGCAGAAAGCCCATTGGGCAAGCAGATTACGGGAATGTGTGGCAGGACGTGGATCTGGCAGTTACGTTCAAGCCATCTGCATGTCGCCAGTGCCCAACATGCGAAGCTGAAGATAAATGTCCTATGGCTGCCATCTACTGGAATAACGGTAAACTTGTATTGGACAGGTCTCTTTGTTTTAACTGTGGTTTGTGTTCCACTCTATGCTCAACAGGTGTATTTACTGCCAGGCTTGGAAGCATCAAGGCAAATTTGAAGTG encodes:
- a CDS encoding methanogenesis marker 16 metalloprotein; this encodes MERSVQEICDKVNKGKAVVMTAHEICQLVREGKDVKLEDVDVVTTATRAIMSGTYAVMSFPIESPKQFTRAKKIFMNGVPAFVGPCPNERLGILDLMVFGTSHSNLRPDYGAGHLFREMVQRKEIEVSVITDENDTFTSCITLDEIPFARLFGTRHCFKNYSAFVNCSSKAVSTIFHATGFNPDLSGATISGCGEINPVKNDPLLETIGIGTRFLMNDSEGFVIGSGTRSSAAKPNLTGFADMHDMDPQLMGGFTTSSGPECIVSWAIPIPITSQAVLDTIKTTDSGIPLPIMDVDCRKPIGQADYGNVWQDVDLAVTFKPSACRQCPTCEAEDKCPMAAIYWNNGKLVLDRSLCFNCGLCSTLCSTGVFTARLGSIKANLKCCDAESYKEVPIVLRQSDRKRALKMADDLKNKVSDGSFRMGQMTDRIE